AGAAGGTAATATCATCAATTGACCCTGAGACACTATCGAAAGCTAGGGATGCAGCTTACACTCTCGTGAAGTCATCAGTTGAGGGTGCTATACAACTAGTTAAAGACCTGGAGTCAAAATACGGTAGACCCATAGTTTTTTCGAAAGCTAAAGTAAGGAGCACTATCTTACAAGCTGAAGGCTATCCCGATTTCATTATTGGTTTCCCAGACAATAGGTATGTTATTGTTGAAGTTAAGAACACTAAAAAAGTCGAGAAGAGTCATGATGTCCAGATAGGGTATTATATAGAGGCCTCTAAGCTAATTGGTGCGTCAATATTAATGGAGAGAAAAGTTGAAAATAGAATTGAATTTGAGCCAGTAGCCACAAGCAATATTATGGACGGAATTCTTATATATCCTAGACTTAAAGAGATACACAGCGTTTCAAATTTCAAGCTAACGACTGAGATTGCCTCGAATATTATGAAAGTAAAGTATGCAGTTATTAAAGGACTACTACCTAAAGAAGCTAATTTCTCTTATTGCAATAAGTGCCAATTCCGTAATGTATGTAAGACTGAACCAGAATCTAAGAATATAGAACTAGATTCGATAAAAATGCCTATACCCTTCCCTATAACTGCTGCCCTAGATATTAGTGAGAATTATGATTTAGATTTAGATTTATTGTTTTATGGATCCTATTTTAGGTATGAGGTACCTTCAAGAATAATCCTTAAGGCCTTACATCAAATGAAATCAAGCGAATCTATGATTTACACATCCAGAAACCCAGATCTATTAGAAAATATTACTGGTATTCCTCGTGATAAAATAAATGATTCCTTAAGGGAATTTGATAGATATTGGGAAATTATGTTTGATATGATTCGAAAAGAAGATTCCTTATCAGATATTTTCAATGAGGCATTGAAAATAGTAGGTAATAGGGGTGAAGCAAGGGAATTGCTAAGGGCATCTTTATTCAACGTCCAATCAACATGTATATATCCTTCTGATAGTCTAGAAAGAGTAAAGGAGTCATATAAAACGTTTACAAAAACATTTCAATAACAGATTAGAGGAGACGGAACAATAGCAGATACAAAATTTTAATTGTAAAGTAGTGTCAGCATTGAATTTTTGAAAAATTCGCATCCAAATTAAGAGTAATTAG
The genomic region above belongs to Saccharolobus caldissimus and contains:
- a CDS encoding CRISPR-associated protein Cas4; its protein translation is MNAYDWLRVWKVRADDIYDFMRCPRILAFKYMRVKLRAQRRSSSTQVSAYTIGRIGEEAFTYALESNGVVNLTNNAVQKNETENTTADSDIMEPDIEFEDRTETVINEKESLDRISKKVISSIDPETLSKARDAAYTLVKSSVEGAIQLVKDLESKYGRPIVFSKAKVRSTILQAEGYPDFIIGFPDNRYVIVEVKNTKKVEKSHDVQIGYYIEASKLIGASILMERKVENRIEFEPVATSNIMDGILIYPRLKEIHSVSNFKLTTEIASNIMKVKYAVIKGLLPKEANFSYCNKCQFRNVCKTEPESKNIELDSIKMPIPFPITAALDISENYDLDLDLLFYGSYFRYEVPSRIILKALHQMKSSESMIYTSRNPDLLENITGIPRDKINDSLREFDRYWEIMFDMIRKEDSLSDIFNEALKIVGNRGEARELLRASLFNVQSTCIYPSDSLERVKESYKTFTKTFQ